CCCATTCCTTGGACCTCCCGTCCCAACTAACGCCGGAAAGTTCTATAGACGTAAGCTGGAGCATGTGTACGTTATGGAGGCAATCATCTGTCTAGAGAGAACGATCTCTGGTTGAATCCTCTTGTCCAGTGTTAGCAGGTGACGCTTGATCCAGTGTTCCTATCATAGAGCTACTTAGAGTAGATGTGTTTATATCTGTCTGTTCTATTGTTTCTTCCTACACATTAACATTATGACAAAGGCTGGGGTGGCAAAGCAGTCTGCAGCTTGTGTATGTGTCACTTATCGTCACATGTGTACGCTGACATTAGGACAATCGCGTGCTCGTGTGTGGTATTATATATCTCTTTCTCTGGGCACATAGATGCCATGGTGGTGCTGCCAGAGTGAATGCTGGGGAGCCAGGCTAGGAATCTCCCCACAGCCAGGCCTCGAATGAAGGGGAGTGGAAGAGAGCTTGTGTGTGCATGGGCTTTCACAATTTGTGTGTTGTCCGTGTGTGCAACTGGCTGCAGTCATGCGTGCCTGTTTGGACTGAACATAATCATCATTAGagaaggcaggtgtgtgtgtgccagtactGGGTATATTATAGGATTAGAGGTTGACCAAACGCAGCTCGAGGTTAGCCTCGCTAGAAGGTGGTCGTCCGGCTGATTCCGGTCTGTCTGCCGCGCtgccacaggtgtgtgtgtgtgtgtgtgtgtgtgtgtgtgtgtgtgtgtgtgtgtttgtggtgtgtgtggtgtgtggttgtgtggtgtggtgtggtgtgtgtgtgtgtggtgtgatgtgtagTGGTGTGAGTGTATGGTATGAGAAGTGGACAGTGTCATGCTGAGGGCTGAGACAATCTGGCCCCGATGACATTCTGTCTGATTTGTCTGATCTATAAGCCTGGCTAGAGGACTGGCACACACTCAGAACAGACAGACTTGTTACCTGGCCAATGATGGAACAACTGAAACAGGAGAAGGATacgagaagaagaaagaaaagtttGAATTCTTGACTCTGTTGGAACTGAGGCATattacagagagagggaagaggagaggatgagtctatccctccctccctctcttttgtcTGAGAGTCTTGAGTCAGGAAGGCTTCTTTCTTCTTTCTATCCCTCCTATCTCAGGTGTTTTTTCAGGCCTAGGCCTGAGGCTGAATTCACACAcatccatccctctgtctctcctttagGCCGATCCGCCCTGTGTCTGTTCGCACATCTCTGTGTGAgtcagtttgtttgtgtgtgtgtgctgtgcatgtgtgtctgtttgtctgtgtgtgttggtcgtgcatgaatgtgtgtttgtgtgtgtgtgtgtgtttgcatgtgtgtgttagctgTAGATGGACGGCCAGGGTCACGGGGTCACAGGGGAGGCCTGGGGACTCTACTGCCGCTGACTCACTTCTCTGAGAGGGAGCCAgacaggctgcatcccaaatggcaccctattccctacatagtgcactacttttgaccagggaccattgggttctgtagtgcactatgtagggaatagggttctatttgtgGCGCACACAcaatctcttttctctttctctaactTGTCTTTTCCCTTCTCACTATTTCTGACCAGTCAGAAGTGGTGTGGACATTTAATGAGAGTTGTGACCCTCTGATTCTCTATTTGGTGAGGAGCTCAGACCAGTAACACTAGTCCACTTTCTACACAGTTTGGGCTTCTGAAGGGAGTATGTTCAAATTAAGTAAGGTCTGATAGTCTAACAGCTTAGTAGTAAACCCTGGTTTTATTCACATGAAGAGGCTCTATCCATTACAGACATTTATCTTGCTGGCTTTGGGATAAACTGCTCCCTATGACAGttacaggattaaaacaacaacaacgcatatcctctctctctctccctctctctctccctctctctctccctctccctctctccctctctctacctctctctctccctctccctctccctctctctacctctctcactccttccatCCCTATTCTGCAGTGAGACTCTAAGCAGATAAACAGTCCTCCTACAGGTCTATTCATATTGTAACTCAAGGAGGAGAGGACATTAGGTGTGCACACAGCCTGTGCAAGGGTGTGTGTGGTTAAGATGAACTACCTCAGGGAGATTCTGCCATCTGATCCACTTTAGCTGCGTGGCAAACAGCCAGGGCATCTTTTCAATTATGGAGAWatggattgtgtgtgtgtgctaagggCAGGGGTTTTGGTGCCAGGGAGTATCAACCGTAGGTGTTAGGTACTGCAGCTCTGCAGTGGTttagaagagacagaaaagaaaagagggagtgggggagagaatGAACATAGTGAGAGCAAagggggaagagagtgagagaggaggagagaaaaggtgaagtttagagtgagagagattgggagggagggagaataacTCACAGCGCCAGTCTCTGAAACCTTGCTCCCCACTGACTGGAACTGTTAAATCAGAGCCGCTGGGGTGTCTGGGCTGGGCGGGGCCTTGCAGTGATAAACCCTGTCTGAGTGGGACtcactctttctatttctctcacgCTCACCGCACATCAGACTCCAGCTGACTACACCATCTCATACCTTCCTCCATCTCRCTTTCTCTTATTCACTCTAACctgtctctctatatctctctctcttcctctctccatccctcgatCTATATATACCTCCTCATACAACCatatcttcctctttctccatccttctctccccttctctctaactccctctccACCCCCTATCTCTGTAGTTCCCTCTCCACCCCTATCTCTCTAACTCCATCTCCACCCCCTATCACTGTAATTCCCTCTCCACCACCTATCTCTGTAGTTCCCTCTCCACCCCCTTATCACTGTAGTTCCCGCTCCACCTATGTACTCTGTAAGTTCCAACTCTCCACCACTATCGCTCtaactccctctccacctccctatcACTGTAGTTCCCATCTCCACCCTTTCCCGGTAGTGTCCGCtcatctctttcccttctctgtaTTCCCTCATCTTCCACCCCTATGCTTCTCTGTatgttgtccctcctctcttcccttggCTCTGTTAAGGTTCCCTCTCACACCCCCCTTCGGCCGTAGTTTCCCTCTTCCCCCCTGTCATCTGATAAGTCATCACATATCGCATTCGCATCTTCTCCGCACCAGTGGCCATATTAGCCCCCTCTGGTAACAATTGAGCTTCTTTTCGCATCATCGGATACCAGTGGCGCGCCACCCTCGACGGGACGTTTCTTCTGTCGTGATCACCTTGCTGGATACCACTCAAGCCCCTGGGGAGCCCCCTAAACATCAAGTCTGTCTGTTTACAGCTCCTCAATTCGGGCCTCACTCGAACGTCCTTGAGCTTGCACAGGGACACCTCTGTACGAAGTATGCGACCCTCTCCACGCCCTTTAGGCGTGTGCTAAGAGATGCACAACCTAGGGCGCCGTCTCTTGCGGCTGTGATGCCCATTTCTTCAACCGATGTTGGGTATTCACGCGCGCTCCCGTATCAAAAATAGCTCACGGATACCAGACTTCTATCCATCAGTACTCCACCTTGGAAGTCTCATCCGGTATCTTTTCCCTCTCCACCTCCGCAGTTGGCGTATGGCATTATGGTCTGAAACCACATCTCTGTGGACCATGTAGAGGGtttgtgtttcatcagagcagaagCCGGAAGTCCCACGGACAACCATCACTTCTGTAGTTTGTGGCGCGCTAGACACGCGTGCAGTACGCGAGTGAGTCTAGGCTCGAGTTGTCTTCAGAGTCAATGGGATGTACGCTTATCTCGAGATGGAGTGCTCCCACGCCAGTCCTCTTCTTTCTGGCTCTCTATCTTTCTGTTTGACGCCGCTTGAGAGATGTACCATTCTGGGCTTACCGCTTCGGTTGTCTCTATGGTATTGCGCATCTCGGACTCGGTGTGTGTCTCAAGCACTGCTTCGGTCCGCCTTAAATTTAGGCGTCTGGGGCACTAGAGTCCCATATCCGGCTCTCCACCCTCGTATGTCTTGTCCGGCCCTGGTGACGGGTTCCCGTCGTGAGCAATTCCTGTCAGTCTCTGTAAGCCCAGTCCCACGACTACCTCTCATCTACCTACTCTGTGGTGTCGCTCTAAGATGTCACTCAATGCCTCTTATGTAAATGTCACATCTATAACAGGGGCGTTGTAGACAATGTCAGTAACCTAAGATTtgtgtccctctaactgcccgtGAATGCCACTCCCTATCGTTTGGCTGATCCTAGCAGCTATTGCTAGGAAGTCACTGTGTCAGCTCACCTTTCTGTCATCTACATAAATAACATGAAGAATATCTCAACTGCGTATAAGCTTCCCAGTATCACGCAATCGAAAACAAGCATCCCAGGAAAGTGCTCAAAACTCAGCCCATGTTACTATATATGTCAGTCTTAAGTGAGTATTAGGTTCCAGTCTTCGAAATCAAATAGTACTattgctcagatagcagatgacATTCCAATCATTCCTGACTTTCATTTCTTAGTCAGACTGAGCTAGAGAAGGATNNNNNNNNNNNNNNNNNNNNNNNNNTTTTTCTTCTGTAGTTCCCTCTTCACCCCTATCTCTCGTGCACCTTCTTTATACCCCCCTCCccactgtccttctctctttctatctcctacCCCttaactccctctctcctccctcagtgaTGCCGAGGCCATACCCCTGACCGCTGTGTGTCATGTGATTATCATCATCAGATCaatacaccacatacacacacaccaccacacacacacacaccacacacaacacacacacacacacacacacacacacacacacacacacacactggagggcTGACATACGGCCGGTGCCTTGACAGGGCGGAGATGaggtgaggatggatggatgaacgGAGGAATAgatggatgaggagaaggagagaaggtaaTGGAAGGAAGTGAAGGGTGAACATTCTATTACGGAACGGACGTTATTGACAATAGAGTCTCATACTCCAACCTGAAGGACACattgtaaggtgtgtgtgtttaaggctACATAATACCAGACTGATAGAATTAATTTGAGGGAAAGATAGAGGGACAGCAAGTCTTCAGGTTCCAGGCTCATCAGGTAAACCAGCTCTGTTGCAGCTGTTCCCTCCTGAACAGACCCTAGGTGTGTTATGCTAATGAGTTATACGGATTAGACCAATGAGAGTACAGGAGTTTAACCCCGCCTCCCTCAGAGGGCAGTCCAGGGTGTGTTTGTGGAATTAGAACACTGTGTTTtgaataatctgtttgtaaattgatttaattgatttAATTGATTTAATTGATTGATGAAGAATGCTGTGTATATCAAACTTTGACAGTgtttcatggtgtgtgtgtgtgtgtgcgtgtgcgtgtgtgtgtgtgcgtgtgtgtgcgtgtgtgtgtgtgagtcagagtTTGGCAGGCTTTCAGCATCTCCTTTCAGAATATGCTGACTCCCTGAAAATAGCTCAAAGTAGAGTTAATTAACCTGCTTCTTTCATCCTCACCTTGCGTACGTGtttcagacagtgtgtgtgtgtatttgaatatgtttgtgtgtgtttgagagatggTGTTTGAGACTGTGTACCTTTGTATTtgagtgtctttgtgtgtgtgtgtgtgtatttgagacaGTGAGTGTCTGTGTACATTTCGGTTCAGTCCCCGGGAAGAGTGACACACGCAATAATCCTTGTGGCTTAGTCTGCCACTACAGTCAGCTAACACAGAGCTAGCGACACAGGCATACAAACGGATGTACGCAAACGCGCGCACGCACACCAACGTCGGAAGACAGAGTGGAGCAGCAGAGGTAATTATCAGAGCAGCTGTTGAGGGAGAGGGAAGGTTTAGCCGTCACACCACAGGAAGGAGCCGGGGGAATAATTTGCCTGCAACACCTGTCAAACTTTCACAAAGATGACATGTGTTATTCTGCCTCTCTCTACAGAAGAACATCATCACTACACTGGCAACATGAGCTCACGGTTTTACCAATTTGACTAAAATTTCTAAATTATTACAAACATGTTCTTctaaagtgttttttgttgttgtctaccactgggattgaacacataACCTTCAGATCCGGAGTCATGGGATGGCATACATCCTCCACCCACATCCACATTGCCCTAGCAAAAGCCAAGCTTACTTGGTGGTAATAGCATTCACCGCATTTTCCAACATCTTCAATCATGAGCGTTCTGCCTGACACTGGAGTGGTGCCACCTGTAGTTAAAGGGGAACAGCCAGAAACATTGTGTTGATATTCTGTTTCTTACTCCATCACTCAGTGGTAGTCAAAGAAGAGCCCAGATAAATATttactgattctctctctctctctctctctctctctctctctctctctctctctctctctctctctctctctctctttctttctttctttctttctttctttctttctttcttcttctttcttttctctctcttcttcgtaATAATCCTTGCGATGTTTCAATCCCGTTTGGGACTGAGAAGCTTGTTGCTACTCTGTGTGTTCTGCCTCTTCATTCTGCACCCAGCCTAAGATCTGCTGACGCTGCATATGTatggtatgttgtgtgtgtgtgtgtgtgatgtgtgatgtgtgtgtgtgtgtgggtgtgctgtgtgtgtgtgtgttgtgtgtgtgtgtgtgtgtgttgtgtgtagtgtgtgtgtgtgtggtgtgtgtgtgtgtgtgttgtgtgtgtgtgtgtgtgtgtgtgtggtgtgtgtgtgtgtgtgtgatgctttgGGACTGTTCTTATTCCCAGTACCTTCTGACAGCATGCTGGAAGGGTCTGAATTACAAGAGCAATCTGTCCGACTAgaacacacaacaatacactcacacaaaaacacacatgccacacaaacacacacacaaacacatggccGAAAGGGCGTCAGCCTGTCTACCCTGACAACACTGACTCCTCCCAGCAGGAACTCTCCTCATCATGGTGACTGGGGCAGATGGATTTGCATAATCATGAATATTGATTAATATTTGTGCATGTAAATGGGGATATTAAAAGTTTGTGTGTCCATTTGGAGGGAGTGGACTTCACTTTAAATGTGTTTTAGTTAGAGGAGAGAtcagggacagtgtgtgtgtgcgtgtgtgtgtgcgtgtgtgtgtgcgcgtgtgcgcgtgtgtgagtGATGAtgaagaaacagagaaacagtgtGTTAGTGTCTCAGCAGTGTTCACCGctggagaaaacagagagataaACGGAGCAAGGGAGTGTATATTGTGTGAGTGTgctaccgacataatctgcccgggaatcccaacaggcccctcaggcgtgacgtcccctgaaggcccattctgctaaccgcggcctgctagctatctagagcatattggactgttagctgatccaCCGGCCAGTTTAttggaccactatacccattttgccaattggacttggaccRctctgctacttggaaccctactaattccacgactggtctatctacgtcaccgcacgaggaggcaaaaacagactttcccccttcgcgacgtccctctaaggccttTATGCTAGCTTGGTAGCCCCGGCTTGCTAACTGTCtaaatcgccgtgtccccagccagcccaaRcactcactggacccctatgatcacccggctacgcatgcctctccctaatattaatatgccttgtccattactgtcctggttagtgattactgtcttatttcactgtagagcctctagccctgctcaatatgcatTAACctaccatgttgttccacctcctacatatgcgatgacatcacctggtttaaacatctctagagactatatctctctcttcatcactcaatgcctaggtttacctccaatgtactctctttctgaccttagtttttttgttatttctttgttttagtatggtcagggcgtgagttgggtgggttatctatgtttgtctttctatgttgggtttttcgtttggcctgatatggttctcaatcagaggcaggtgtttgtcgttgtctctgattgggaaccatatttagggaggttgttttctgttgtgttttgtgggtggttattttctgtgtcagtgtttgtcccacacggaactgtttcggtttgtatttcacgtatcgtttattgttttgtttctgtgttagtttgtatcattaaaatatattatggacacataccacgctgcgcattggtccaaCATTTCTTACTCCTagtcagaggaggacgaagaaaaccgttacacctaccatacctttgtgccttgaatctatgctatcgtgcccagaaacctgctccttttactctctgttccgaacgtgctagaccgcctgttcttatagcctttagacgtacccttatcctacttctcctctgttcctctggtgatgtagaggttaatccaggacctgcagtgcctagctccactcctactccccaggtgctctcatttgttgacatctgtaaccataaaagccttggtttcatgcatgttaacattagaagcctactccctaagtttgctttattcactgctttagcacactctgccaagccggatgtcttagccgtgtctgaatcctggcttaggaaaaccaccaaaaKCCCTGAAATTTCCAACCCTAACTATAAAATTTTACGCCAAAATAGAagtgccaaagggggcggtgttgcaatctactgcagagatagcctgcagagttctgtcttattaTCCAGGTCTGCaccaaaacaatttgagcttttacttctaaaaattcccctttccagaaacaagtctctcaccgttgccgcttgctatagaccaccctctgcccccagctgtcccctggacaccatatgtgaattgatcgccccccatctatcttctgagctcgtgctgctaggtgaccttaactgggacatgcttaacaccccggccatcctacaatctagtcttgatgccctcaatctcacacaaatMatcaatgaacctaccaggtacaaccccaaatctgtaaacacgggcaccctcatagatatcatcctaactaactcgccctccaaatacacctctgctgttttcaaccaagatctcagcgatcactgcctcattgcctgcatccgtaatgggtctgaagtcaaacgaccacccctcatcactgtcatacgctccctaaaacactcccAAACAAACCGACATATCCTGTTGAATCTATTAACCTCCCCGCTCAGTCACAATTCTGTGTTCCCAACAACAACCAAAAAACGGGAACAGTTAGCAACGCACAacgtctccccctccccacccaaAGAAATGCCTCATCCTCTCCGCCCCGCTTGGGTTAAATAAACCGTAGCCCCCGTCCAACCACATTAAAAATGggagaaaataaaatcaatagccCAGCCTACATATAGTAGCTAGGTTATAATATGGAGCTATGACTCTCAGCTAAAGGAACATAAATATAGATTAGACGGCTATAATGACATTTAGCAGGACGCGGGTGGTCTTGGATATCGGCTATATGTTGTCTTACCTCCTTTAGTAATAATAGTTAATCGCATTTAGTCATTGGTCCATTTCTCATTGACCGGGGTGTCTTTCAAAAAACGTTTGCCTCTTCGGGAGTTTTTGAAGTGTCGCAGGGCTCCTTGGAGAAGAATCCTGAGCTCGCTTGGGTATTGAATCCCTAAAGATGCCTCGCGTCAATGCGAGCATTTCTTCACCTCGTCAACTCTCGCGCTTTCGCGTATTCCAGCTGACAGGTCCGTGGAGTAAGGTGAGCTTTCGCGTCTTCCCACTGTAATGTGCTGCTGGCGTTTCGCCGCCTGTAGGACTCGCTTCCTTGTCGTGAATCTCAAGGAAACGTATTGTGATTGCGCGGTGGTTGTCTGGCTGCTGGTGGGCCTCAGTGCTCGGTGAGCTCTCTCGAGTTCATGGTCTGTCGGGTGACATGGCCACTCGGGAAGTTTGTCTTGCAGTAGCGAATCAGTGGCAtgtttccctcttctttttcGCCCAGATTTAATAGAACACAATTATTCTTCGCCCCCCGTTTTCcagtcctctgtttctctccagctGCCTCTATTTTTTTTTAGCATATGCTATTGTTTCCATGGCGTCTGTCAATAAGTTTTCCGTGGATAGGATTCGCCCCTCTGCCTCGTCCAGGCGCCCCGCGTTTATGGTTATTCTTGTTGTTTAGTCAGCAAAGCATTTTCCAGAATTGTCACCTTGCCCCCTATCGCACTGAGCTGAGCGTTAATGCATCTAGTTTAGTGTTGAGTCTGTACTGTTGGATCTCAGTCAGAAAAGATGTCTTCGACAGAGTGCGAGGTTGGCCTTCGTTGGGCCTCGGGGGGAACGGCGTCCTCTTGCTCCTGCTAATGGCGCTAGCTTTTCTGAAGCTGAGCTGCCTCTTGAGGCTTTTTCCGTCGCTAGTACTCGAGTCCGGGTAAAAATGTCACCTGTAGTGTCGCCTTTTGTAGCCGCCATGACTTTTTGACTAAAGCTAAATGAGTTTAAACTTGAAGGAGTAAGATTAGGAATTGGAAACTACTATGTGCGAGGCACTCCATCCGCCATCTCGTTCAGGTCACTGATCCCtcggaaggcacttttaaagaataaccaccgtattcctctactgacgggatgagtcaatgtcattccagaTACTtccgccaggtcgattagaaaggctctGTCGGTGANNNNNNNNNNNNNNNNNNNNNNNNNNNNNNNNNNNNNNNNNNNNNNNNNNNNNNNNNNNNNNNNNNNNNNNNNNNNNNNNNNNNNNNNNNNNNNNNNNNNNNNNNNNNNNNNNNNNNNNNNNNNNNNNNNNNNNNNNNNNNNNNNNNNNNNNNNNNNNNNNNNNNNNNNNNNNNNNNNNNNNNNNNNNNNNNNNNNNNNNNNNNNNNNNNNNNNNNNNNNNNNNNNNNNNNNNNNNNNNNNNNNNNNNNNNNNNNNNNNNNNNNNNNNNNNNNNNNNNNNNNNNNNNNNNNNNNNNNNNNNNNNNNNNNNNNNNNNNNNNNNNNNNNNNNNNNNNNNNNNNNNNNNNNNNNNNNNNNNNNNNNNNNNNNNNNNNNNNNNNNNNNNNNNNNNNNNNNNNNNNNNNNNNNNNNNNNNNNNNNNNNNNNNNNNNNNNNNNNNNNNNNNNNNNNNNNNNNNNNNNNNNNNNNNNNNNNNNNNNNNNNNNNNNNNNNNNNNNNNNNNNNNNNNNNNNNNNNNNNNNNNNNNNNNNNNNNNNNNNNNNNNNNNNNNNNNNNNNNNNNNNNNNNNCTCATCCTGGAACGTAGAGGAGGTGGGGGTGTCATCCTCAGGACTATTTTTCTTGCCTCTCTTGGCTCGCCTGTCTTTTGTAAAGAAGGATGATTATCTAACTAAGGTGTTCATGTGTTTTGTATTCAGTTGGGTGATAGTTCTGAAGAAGGAGGTGATTAAGAACCAACAACGTGACGGAGCCATGAGGGACACTGATAAATTCAGGCAGGCTGCTGGTGCGCACCCTCCACTCATGCAGTGTACGCTTCCCTGACATGGCGGCCAATGTCATTCTGTGGTGAGTCATACCTATCTACCCTGTTCTCTTCAGCCCCGACCTGAAAATCAAACACAGCTAGGGTCATCTGATTCTCTGTGATTGTTAAATCTAAATGAATACGTGTTGTCATCAGTGGAACTAGGTCCAAGGCCAGCTGCAGGGTCTTCTTCCGGACCTCGAGGTCAGGCGTGCTCAAAACACGCAGAATGTCCATCACCAGGTCCTGGGTGGACAGAGAACAGACACGTTAACCAGGTTATTATTACACTTCAAAGACTTACTGGTACCTAACATGGGGTCTGTTCACCAGGAGCAACATTAATGAAAGTGAAGTCGGAGTACCTGGAGAACACGTTCATGAGTGGGATGCTCCTTCAGCTCTATCAGACGATCCAGGACAATCAGCTTCACGTTGTTGTCACTCTCCTTGATAATCAGGTCAATGTAGCACTGGGCAGCAGCCtagaacaaacacacaaatgccaTTGAAAGACACACAATGCCAGACTAAAATCAACAGCAGTTCCGTGATGTAGATAAGTGAGAAGGGGTACCTTGATGGCAGTGGGTGCACTGGACAGCGTGACAAGAGTGCCAGCTGCCTCGTACTTGACGGCTGGGCTGGAGGACTGCAACAGGTTGTAGATGCAGCGGATGAAGCGGGCACGCTCCGACGGGTTAGCGTGGCACACCTAAACATTGAGGAAACAAGAGACATGGCAAATAAAAAATGGCAGTACTTACGTGGATATCATTTTCAATTGaagctttgttttttgtttttttacccctttttcgtggtatccaattggtagttagtcttgtctcatcgctgcaactcccattacggactcgggagaggcgaaggtctagagtcgtgcgtcctccgaaacacagccCAACCAAGCCTcagtgcttcttgacacaatgcccacttaacccggaagccagccgcaccaatgtgtcagaggaaacaccgtacacctggcaaccgtgtcagcgtgtactgcgcccggcccgccacaggagtcgctagtgcgcgatgagacaaggacatccctgccggccaaaccctcccctaacccaaacCCAAACGACGGGTTGGGCCTATTGTGCGCCGTCCCATGGATTCTTTACATATTTCTCAAGAGAGATATCTGGAGGTTTCTAGTGGGAAAATGTCTGAAGGACTCACCTTGTAAATCAGCTCCACAATGACCAACTGGAGAATATCTCCAAATGTATGCACTTGATCAATGCAGGTGCTGAGGTAATCCAGAGCTCTGTCCTGCACAGTGGAAATTACCAGTGTTAGTCCCAGACACAGAARAATGTTGGTGAGCGGTCTctaataaaaaaaaagtgaagATGCAATTGACCTGGTCTGCGTGAATGAGCATCATGAAAGCATTCCTCTTGCAGCTGGCATCTTTTTCATTCACAAGGAAATCATGGATCAACTCAGGGGCATCTGGGATAAGATTTTCAAAGTTCCTGAGACGGAAATAAAATTGCTCAAGTAAATGCCATGTTCTCCATTAAGGGTCATAAACAGTCATACGGGACTTCCATATTGTATCACGACAGTAAGTGTACCTGTAGATGGTGTAGATGGCCAGTACAGCATTGCGGCGAACGTAGCTGTGGCGGTGCTCCAGGCAGGCGCGGATGGCGGGCATGAGGGGCTCCAGCAGCTCAGACTCCTTCAACTTGCACAGAAA
This window of the Salvelinus sp. IW2-2015 linkage group LG16, ASM291031v2, whole genome shotgun sequence genome carries:
- the LOC111976094 gene encoding coatomer subunit beta translates to MTAAENVCYTLINVPNDSEPPSEVSLKADLEKGEIKAKTEALKKVIIMILNGEKLPGLLMTIIRFVLPLQDHTIKKLLLVFWEIVPKTTPDGKLLQEMILVCDAYRKDLQHPNEFIRGSTLRFLCKLKESELLEPLMPAIRACLEHRHSYVRRNAVLAIYTIYRNFENLIPDAPELIHDFLVNEKDASCKRNAFMMLIHADQDRALDYLSTCIDQVHTFGDILQLVIVELIYKVCHANPSERARFIRCIYNLLQSSSPAVKYEAAGTLVTLSSAPTAIKAAAQCYIDLIIKESDNNVKLIVLDRLIELKEHPTHERVLQDLVMDILRVLSTPDLEVRKKTLQLALDLVPLMTTRIHLDLTITENQMTLAVFDFQVGAEENRVDRLGHLGADPGLGTLAAGPGQEGDSGSSGQEGDSGSSAEALWQLGQEGDSGSSGQEGDSGSSGQEATLASSRQEGDSGSSGQEGDSGSSGRTQSRRRISWPEETHWRSGEQGWHNPSWLEPHPSPADAGAGM